Part of the Bacillota bacterium genome is shown below.
CCATCTCCCCGGTGGACCCGGAGAGGGAGGCGAGGTTCGCCAGGTTCCCCAAGATCGACGAACCTGAACCCTGCCTTGCCTTGAGGGAGATTGAGGCCTACCTGGGCAAGCCAGTGCGCGCGGTGATCTCGGCGGAGCTGGGCGGGGGGAACACTGCCCTTGCCCTTGTGACTGGCGCCTCCATGGGGCTTTCCATAGTGGACGCCGACCCTGCGGGACGCTCGGTGCCGGAGATCACCCATTCAACCTTCCACATTTGTGGCCTGCCGGTAGCGCCCATGGGGATAGCTACCCGGTTCGGCGACGTGGTCATAGTGAAAGAGGTGCTGAATCACGAACGCGCTGAGAGCATCGCCAGGTTAATAGCTGTGTCCGCCGGCGGGACTGCGGGGGTTGTGGACACCCCGGTGAAGGCGGCAGACCTCCGCGGTGCGGTTATACCGGGGGCCATCTCCTTCGCGCTCTCCATCGGCCAGGCCAAGCGCCGCGCCGCCGAGGCCGGGGAAGACGCTGTCGAGGCCATCCGCAAGGCCGGCGAGGGCTTCCGGCTCTTTGAGGGAAGGCTCACCCGGGACTGCGAGTGGGAGGACACCGGCGGGTTCACCGAGGGGAACATGGAGATGGAGGGAAGTGGCAGGTGGTCTGGGTCCACCCTGAAGATCTGGCTCAGGAATGAGAACATGATCTCGTGGCTTGACGGCGAGGTGTATGTCACAATACCGGACCTGATTTGTGTCCTGGAACGCGACACAGGTAATCCCATCATGAACCCCCACGCCAAGGCAGGGATGGAGGTTTCGGTCATTGGGTTCAGGGCCCACGACATGTGGCGTACGGACCGGGGCCTTGAGGTCTTCGGCCCCAGGTACCTGGGTCTGGACATGGAGTACAAGCCGGTTGAAGAGGTAGTGGGCGGATGAGCCGCGGGGAGGAAGGGGCCAGGCGACTGCGGCGGGTGCTTGTGATCAACCCGGTGCTCCAGAGCCCCTGGGATGATATGGACAAGG
Proteins encoded:
- a CDS encoding DUF917 domain-containing protein translates to MRKLGISEIEDMLIGCAILGTGGGGSLEKGLQMARKAHEEGHPFTLVDLDELMDDDIVVCPYFCGSISPVDPEREARFARFPKIDEPEPCLALREIEAYLGKPVRAVISAELGGGNTALALVTGASMGLSIVDADPAGRSVPEITHSTFHICGLPVAPMGIATRFGDVVIVKEVLNHERAESIARLIAVSAGGTAGVVDTPVKAADLRGAVIPGAISFALSIGQAKRRAAEAGEDAVEAIRKAGEGFRLFEGRLTRDCEWEDTGGFTEGNMEMEGSGRWSGSTLKIWLRNENMISWLDGEVYVTIPDLICVLERDTGNPIMNPHAKAGMEVSVIGFRAHDMWRTDRGLEVFGPRYLGLDMEYKPVEEVVGG